A window of the Hordeum vulgare subsp. vulgare chromosome 5H, MorexV3_pseudomolecules_assembly, whole genome shotgun sequence genome harbors these coding sequences:
- the LOC123396609 gene encoding uncharacterized protein LOC123396609, with translation MYHHHSSSSSFSSSCTCQGSNGFLPSQPSASSYGDVLQAGQHCYYYSQELQLQQGQAPPFRRVLSTGDLGALPPVAAAAAGRYSTEERRERIEKYRSKRNQRNFQKKITYACRKTLADSRPRVKGRFARNVDDEAVADQPEFTAAEVSSMMSEANAVVGAADAASSSSSMPEWWAAMQGALAMEDDELYIDVSSINLY, from the exons ATGTATCATCatcactcctcttcttcttctttttcttcttcctgtacATGTCAGGGAAGCAATGGCTTCCTCCCCTCTCAACCGTCTGCGTCGAGCTACGGTGATGTGTTGCAAGCAGGGCAGCACTGCTATTACTACTCCCaggagcttcagctgcagcagggcCAGGCGCCGCCGTTCCGTCGTGTGCTGAGCACCGGAGACCTAGGGGCGCTGCctccagtagcagcagcagcggctgGGAGGTACAGCACGGAGGAGCGGCGGGAACGCATCGAAAAGTATAGGAGCAAGCGCAACCAGCGCAACTTCCAAAAGAAAATCACA TACGCTTGCCGGAAGACGCTCGCGGACAGCCGGCCGAGGGTGAAGGGCCGCTTCGCACGAAACGTCGACGACGAGGCAGTCGCAGATCAGCCGGAGTTCACAGCTGCGGAGGTGTCTTCGATGATGAGCGAAGCCAACGCCGTTGTGGGTGCCGCGGACGccgccagcagcagcagcagcatgccCGAGTGGTGGGCGGCAATGCAAGGCGCGCTGGCCATGGAGGACGATGAGCTTTACATCGACGTCTCCTCCATCAACCTCTACTAG